A single region of the Pontibacter kalidii genome encodes:
- the rpsF gene encoding 30S ribosomal protein S6, whose amino-acid sequence MELRNYETVFILTPLLNETQMQETVEKFREVLKENGAEVIHEENWGLRKLAYPIQKKSTGFYHLIEFKAPTNVVDALELVYRRDEKVVRFLTTALDKHAVAYNERRRNGEFKSQAKKEEVKG is encoded by the coding sequence ATGGAATTGAGAAATTACGAAACTGTCTTCATCCTGACTCCGTTGCTTAACGAGACTCAGATGCAGGAAACGGTCGAGAAGTTCAGAGAGGTGCTAAAGGAAAATGGCGCCGAAGTTATCCACGAAGAAAACTGGGGTCTTCGCAAACTGGCTTATCCAATCCAGAAGAAGTCTACAGGTTTCTATCACCTGATCGAATTCAAAGCGCCTACTAACGTAGTGGACGCATTGGAGCTGGTTTATCGTCGTGATGAAAAAGTAGTTCGTTTCTTGACAACCGCCCTTGACAAGCACGCTGTGGCTTACAACGAGCGCAGAAGAAACGGCGAGTTCAAATCACAAGCTAAAAAAGAGGAGGTTAAAGGATAA
- the rpsR gene encoding 30S ribosomal protein S18 yields MSLVNERVHKQENREKYCRFKKSGIKYIDYKDGNFLLKFVNEQGKILPRRLTGTSLKFQRKVSQAVARARHLAILPYVTDSLK; encoded by the coding sequence ATGAGCTTAGTTAACGAAAGAGTACACAAACAAGAGAATCGTGAGAAATACTGCCGTTTCAAGAAGAGCGGTATTAAGTATATCGATTACAAGGATGGCAACTTCCTGCTGAAGTTCGTGAACGAGCAGGGCAAGATCCTCCCAAGAAGACTGACAGGCACCAGCCTTAAGTTTCAGCGCAAAGTGTCTCAGGCAGTTGCCAGAGCAAGACATCTTGCCATTTTACCTTATGTAACGGATTCTTTAAAATAA
- a CDS encoding cytochrome c3 family protein: MYTFLLALVVSFGAFAQESEQAEVAQKGVEPGATEGAEVSTGDPAVISAGEALFKNNCAVCHSAGSDVIVGPGLQGVTDRRSESWLISWTKNSQALIQSGDADAIAIYNQFNKQAMPSFAFSDDEVKSILAYIASGKGVASAPAAGVPGATAGENVGTDAIGSAGAIGGYLDIVLVVLIIVLIVLVVTLLLITSLLKNYLNKNRQLNEYDAEVVNQRFDFSKIYKSKAVRTLVVLIFVVVLLDLTIDKVMGIGIQQGYAPKQPIAFSHKLHAGEHQIDCNYCHTTVYESKSASIPSANICMNCHSQIKTESAEIQKIYKAIERNEPIQWVRIHNLPDLAYFNHSQHTQVGGVECQTCHGPIQEMEVVYQYSPLTMGWCIDCHRETPLNTEGNGYYDNLVELHEASSKGAFTVSSNGGAECSKCHY; this comes from the coding sequence TTGTACACCTTCCTGTTAGCCCTGGTGGTTTCATTCGGTGCTTTCGCTCAGGAGAGTGAGCAGGCAGAGGTAGCCCAAAAAGGTGTTGAGCCGGGTGCTACCGAAGGTGCGGAAGTGTCTACCGGGGACCCAGCGGTTATATCGGCAGGAGAGGCCTTGTTTAAGAACAACTGCGCCGTTTGTCATTCTGCCGGCAGCGACGTTATTGTGGGACCTGGCCTGCAGGGTGTGACAGACAGACGCAGTGAGTCATGGCTGATTAGCTGGACGAAGAACTCTCAGGCGCTTATCCAGTCTGGCGATGCGGATGCAATTGCCATTTACAACCAATTTAATAAGCAGGCGATGCCTTCTTTCGCTTTCTCTGATGATGAGGTGAAGTCTATCCTTGCTTATATAGCGTCTGGTAAGGGTGTTGCTTCTGCTCCGGCAGCGGGAGTGCCTGGCGCCACAGCAGGTGAGAACGTAGGTACGGATGCTATCGGTTCTGCCGGAGCCATCGGAGGTTACCTGGATATTGTGCTGGTGGTGTTGATCATCGTGCTGATCGTGCTGGTGGTAACGCTGTTGCTGATCACATCGCTACTGAAGAACTACCTGAACAAGAATCGACAGCTGAACGAGTATGACGCTGAGGTGGTAAACCAGCGCTTTGACTTCTCTAAGATATACAAGTCCAAGGCTGTTCGTACCCTGGTGGTGCTGATCTTCGTGGTGGTGCTGCTCGACCTAACAATAGATAAAGTAATGGGTATTGGCATACAGCAGGGCTATGCGCCTAAGCAGCCAATTGCCTTCTCGCATAAACTGCACGCCGGCGAGCACCAGATTGACTGTAACTACTGCCACACAACCGTGTACGAAAGCAAGAGTGCCAGCATTCCATCAGCAAACATCTGTATGAACTGCCATAGCCAGATCAAGACAGAGTCGGCTGAGATTCAGAAGATATACAAAGCCATTGAGCGCAACGAGCCTATCCAGTGGGTGCGCATCCACAACCTGCCGGACCTGGCGTACTTTAACCACTCGCAGCATACGCAGGTGGGCGGTGTAGAATGCCAGACCTGCCACGGCCCGATTCAGGAAATGGAAGTGGTTTACCAGTATTCTCCTCTTACCATGGGCTGGTGTATAGATTGCCACCGCGAAACACCATTGAACACAGAAGGCAATGGATACTACGATAACTTGGTGGAACTGCACGAGGCTTCTTCGAAAGGTGCTTTCACAGTGTCCTCAAACGGTGGTGCGGAGTGCTCTAAGTGCCACTATTAA
- the rplI gene encoding 50S ribosomal protein L9, whose translation MEVILKDDVKGLGYKNDIVEVKPGYGRNYLIPQGLAVIADKSSRKVVAENIRQAAHKAEKIKNDAQELANSIGDVTLELPAKVGETGKIFGSVTTNQLSEALKAKGYDVDRKRISFDQDVKTAGEYTATLSLHKEVKHQVKFNVVAE comes from the coding sequence ATGGAAGTAATACTTAAAGACGACGTTAAAGGCCTCGGCTACAAGAACGACATTGTTGAAGTAAAGCCAGGATACGGCCGTAACTACCTTATCCCACAGGGTCTGGCAGTTATCGCTGACAAATCAAGCAGAAAAGTTGTGGCTGAAAACATCCGTCAGGCTGCGCACAAAGCTGAGAAAATCAAGAACGATGCGCAGGAGCTGGCCAACAGCATCGGCGATGTGACGCTTGAGCTTCCTGCTAAAGTGGGTGAGACTGGTAAGATTTTCGGCTCTGTGACGACCAACCAGCTTTCAGAAGCCCTGAAGGCAAAAGGATATGATGTGGACCGCAAGCGTATCTCTTTTGACCAGGACGTGAAAACGGCCGGTGAGTACACAGCCACGCTGAGCCTGCACAAAGAGGTGAAGCACCAGGTTAAATTCAACGTAGTTGCTGAATAA